One part of the Nocardioides zeae genome encodes these proteins:
- a CDS encoding O-methyltransferase, whose amino-acid sequence MTTPITAASWTYSEELVAEDEVLLGARARAEEVGVVPVSPGAGAALRFLAAVLDARAVVEIGTGTGVSGLWLLRGMRADGVLTSVDVEAEHQRLAKETFAEAGIPSQRVRAIPGAALDVLPRLTDGHYDLVLCDGDKLEYAAYLTAALRLLRPGGVVVFDNALWHDRVADPAKRDETTIAIRDLGRAVAASEELVPVLLPVGDGLLAAKKIG is encoded by the coding sequence ATCACCACCCCCATCACCGCCGCGAGCTGGACCTACTCCGAGGAGCTCGTCGCCGAGGACGAGGTGCTGCTCGGCGCGCGTGCCCGGGCGGAGGAGGTCGGCGTCGTCCCCGTCAGCCCCGGTGCGGGTGCCGCGCTGCGCTTCCTGGCCGCCGTGCTCGACGCGCGCGCGGTCGTCGAGATCGGGACGGGCACCGGCGTCTCGGGCCTCTGGCTGCTGCGCGGCATGCGCGCCGACGGCGTGCTGACGAGCGTCGACGTCGAGGCGGAGCACCAGCGGCTCGCCAAGGAGACCTTCGCCGAGGCGGGCATCCCCTCGCAGCGGGTGCGCGCGATCCCCGGCGCCGCCCTCGACGTGCTGCCGCGGCTCACCGACGGGCACTACGACCTCGTGCTCTGCGACGGCGACAAGCTCGAGTACGCGGCGTACCTGACGGCGGCGCTGCGCCTGCTGCGCCCGGGCGGGGTCGTCGTGTTCGACAACGCGCTGTGGCACGACCGGGTCGCCGACCCGGCCAAGCGCGACGAGACCACCATCGCCATCCGCGACCTGGGCCGCGCGGTGGCGGCGTCCGAGGAGCTCGTGCCCGTGCTCCTGCCCGTCGGTGACGGGCTGCTCGCCGCGAAGAAGATCGGCTGA
- the pntB gene encoding Re/Si-specific NAD(P)(+) transhydrogenase subunit beta, whose translation MTDNLLDISVAAYIVAALLFILSLAGLSKHETARAGVGYGIAGMTIALVATIALAVDGAETLGVVLLVGAVLVGAAIGLWRARIVEMTGMPELIALLHSFVGLAAVLVGWNGHLEHPPYVGALEDIHRAEVFIGVFIGAVTFTGSIVAYLKLSAKIKSAPLVLPGKNAINLGALAAFVGLTVWYVLDNQLWLLVVVTVVALALGWHLVASIGGGDMPVVVSMLNSYSGWAAAAAGFLLSNDLLIVTGALVGSSGAYLSYIMCKAMNRSFISVIAGGFGIEAASSGDTDYGEHREIDAAGVAELLKTATSVIITPGYGMAVAQAQYPVADLTKKLRERGVEVRFGIHPVAGRLPGHMNVLLAEAKVPYDIVLEMDEINDDFPSTSVVLVIGANDTVNPAASEDPTSPIAGMPVLTVWEAEDVIVFKRSMAVGYAGVQNPLFFRDNTQMLFGDAKDRVEDILRAL comes from the coding sequence GTGACCGACAACCTGCTGGACATCTCCGTCGCGGCGTACATCGTCGCGGCCCTGCTCTTCATCCTCAGCCTGGCCGGGCTCAGCAAGCACGAGACGGCGCGGGCGGGCGTGGGCTACGGCATCGCCGGCATGACGATCGCCCTCGTCGCCACCATCGCCCTCGCCGTCGACGGTGCCGAGACGCTCGGGGTGGTGCTCCTCGTCGGGGCCGTCCTCGTCGGCGCTGCGATCGGCCTCTGGCGGGCCCGCATCGTCGAGATGACGGGCATGCCCGAGCTCATCGCGCTGCTGCACTCGTTCGTCGGCCTCGCCGCCGTGCTCGTGGGCTGGAACGGCCACCTGGAGCACCCGCCGTACGTCGGTGCCCTCGAGGACATCCACCGCGCCGAGGTCTTCATCGGCGTGTTCATCGGTGCGGTCACCTTCACGGGCTCGATCGTGGCGTACCTGAAGCTCAGCGCGAAGATCAAGTCCGCCCCGCTCGTGCTGCCGGGCAAGAACGCGATCAACCTCGGGGCGCTCGCGGCGTTCGTGGGGCTCACGGTCTGGTACGTCCTGGACAACCAGCTGTGGCTGCTCGTCGTGGTCACGGTCGTCGCGCTCGCGCTGGGCTGGCACCTCGTCGCCTCCATCGGCGGCGGCGACATGCCGGTGGTCGTCTCGATGCTCAACAGCTACTCGGGCTGGGCGGCGGCCGCGGCGGGCTTCCTGCTCTCCAACGACCTGCTCATCGTGACCGGTGCGCTCGTGGGCTCCTCGGGTGCCTACCTGAGCTACATCATGTGCAAGGCGATGAACCGCTCGTTCATCTCCGTCATCGCGGGCGGCTTCGGCATCGAGGCGGCGTCGTCGGGCGACACCGACTACGGCGAGCACCGCGAGATCGACGCGGCGGGCGTGGCCGAGCTGCTCAAGACCGCGACGAGCGTCATCATCACGCCGGGCTACGGCATGGCGGTCGCGCAGGCGCAGTACCCGGTCGCCGACCTCACCAAGAAGCTCCGCGAGCGCGGCGTCGAGGTGCGCTTCGGCATCCACCCCGTGGCGGGCCGCCTGCCCGGGCACATGAACGTGCTGCTGGCCGAGGCCAAGGTGCCCTACGACATCGTGCTGGAGATGGACGAGATCAACGACGACTTCCCGTCGACGTCGGTCGTGCTCGTCATCGGCGCCAACGACACCGTCAACCCGGCCGCCAGCGAGGACCCGACGAGCCCCATCGCCGGCATGCCCGTGCTGACGGTCTGGGAGGCGGAGGACGTCATCGTGTTCAAGCGCTCGATGGCGGTGGGCTACGCGGGCGTGCAGAACCCGCTGTTCTTCCGCGACAACACGCAGATGCTCTTCGGTGACGCGAAGGACCGCGTGGAGGACATCCTCAGGGCGCTCTGA
- a CDS encoding glycoside hydrolase family 30 protein has product MPLPLSASSRRSSLPSVPSVPRGSVRRIAAVAGLLVTSLLAVGVDPSGAAPAVAGAGVAAATVTPSFVVTSPTASTRRLTSVGTTTKSATVTFTVDTTRPQQTWWGTGAALTDASVSLLAGNADAQRLLFDPTRADGARLDALRLPLSSTDFSPTSWTWSWDGTAASPAPEALRAISTITQGILPLRPDLRVVAAGWSAPAAMKTSGSLRGGGLRSDSTAAYGAFLVSQAQELQRRGVPLRALTLGNEPAHSSDYATMTMEVGQMAALGQQVRPQLPSDVALWAGDHNWEHRWAYDQIVAAAPGSFDGSAYHCYGGTPSQMNGPTPFRIITECTGTTDTWASSFAWQLRNLVAVPVANGSSGLLMWNLALDAANGPIDTASRYGCRSCRGLLTIDGTRVSAGPEFYLLAHLTRAAQPGARVLPVSSSASGTAVAAFRNPDGTTGVVGVNHTTSTQVVAVKVGSTTRRYSVGAGELFTYRTP; this is encoded by the coding sequence GTGCCCCTCCCGCTCTCGGCCTCCTCCCGCCGGTCCTCCCTCCCGTCCGTCCCGTCCGTCCCGCGTGGCTCCGTCCGTCGGATCGCCGCCGTCGCCGGCCTGCTCGTCACGAGCCTGCTCGCTGTCGGCGTCGACCCCTCGGGGGCGGCTCCCGCCGTCGCCGGAGCCGGCGTCGCGGCCGCCACGGTCACGCCGTCGTTCGTCGTCACGTCGCCGACGGCGAGCACGCGCCGCCTGACTTCCGTGGGGACGACGACGAAGTCGGCCACCGTCACCTTCACCGTCGACACCACGCGTCCGCAGCAGACCTGGTGGGGCACGGGCGCGGCCCTGACGGACGCGTCCGTCAGCCTGCTGGCCGGCAACGCCGACGCGCAGCGCCTGCTCTTCGACCCGACCCGCGCCGACGGCGCCCGCCTCGATGCCCTGCGCCTGCCCCTCAGCTCGACCGACTTCTCGCCCACGTCGTGGACCTGGTCGTGGGACGGCACCGCCGCGAGCCCCGCCCCGGAGGCCCTGCGGGCGATCTCCACGATCACCCAGGGCATCCTCCCGCTCCGTCCCGACCTGCGCGTCGTGGCCGCCGGCTGGAGCGCGCCCGCCGCGATGAAGACGAGCGGCTCCCTGCGGGGCGGCGGCCTGCGCAGCGACAGCACGGCGGCGTACGGCGCGTTCCTCGTCTCCCAGGCCCAGGAGCTGCAGCGGCGCGGGGTGCCGCTGCGGGCCCTGACCCTGGGCAACGAGCCCGCGCACTCGTCGGACTACGCGACGATGACGATGGAGGTCGGGCAGATGGCCGCGCTGGGCCAGCAGGTCCGGCCGCAGCTGCCGAGCGACGTCGCCCTGTGGGCCGGTGACCACAACTGGGAGCACCGCTGGGCCTACGACCAGATCGTCGCCGCGGCCCCGGGATCGTTCGACGGCTCGGCGTACCACTGCTACGGCGGCACGCCGTCGCAGATGAACGGCCCCACGCCGTTCCGGATCATCACCGAGTGCACGGGCACCACCGACACCTGGGCCAGCAGCTTCGCCTGGCAGCTGCGCAACCTGGTGGCCGTCCCCGTGGCCAACGGCTCCTCGGGCCTGCTGATGTGGAACCTCGCCCTCGACGCGGCGAACGGCCCGATCGACACGGCGTCGCGCTACGGCTGCCGCAGCTGCCGCGGGCTCCTCACGATCGACGGCACGCGCGTCAGCGCCGGGCCGGAGTTCTACCTGCTCGCCCACCTGACCCGCGCGGCACAGCCCGGGGCCCGGGTCCTGCCCGTCTCGTCGTCGGCGTCCGGCACCGCCGTGGCGGCCTTCCGCAACCCCGACGGCACGACGGGCGTCGTCGGCGTCAACCACACGACGAGCACCCAGGTGGTGGCCGTGAAGGTCGGGTCGACCACGCGCCGCTACTCCGTCGGGGCGGGCGAGCTCTTCACCTACCGCACGCCGTAG
- a CDS encoding ring-opening amidohydrolase: MPDAIEVRKVPIKNVSDASGLAELIDAGTIEADRVIAVIGKTEGNGGVNDYTRIIADRAFREVLLEKGSRPESEVKQVPIVWSGGTDGVISPHATIFATVPEGSVEKTDDLRLTVGFAMSEELLPEDIGRVAMVDKVAAGVRVAMERAGITDPADVHYVQTKTPLLTIHTIRDAKSRGKTVWTEHTHESMDLSNGCTALGIAVALGEIEQPTDADVMHNRDLFSSVASCSSGVELDQAQIVVVGNARGVGGRYRIGHSVMNDALDTDGIWAAIKDAGLDLPERPHTSDLGGRLVNVFLKCEVSQDGEVRGRRNAMLDDSDVHWHRQIKSAVGGVTASVTGDPAVFVSVSAAHQGPDGGGPVAAIVDLGEDPTGYPAP; the protein is encoded by the coding sequence GTGCCCGACGCCATCGAGGTCCGCAAGGTCCCCATCAAGAACGTCTCGGACGCATCCGGACTCGCCGAGCTGATCGACGCCGGCACCATCGAGGCCGACCGCGTCATCGCCGTCATCGGCAAGACCGAGGGCAACGGCGGCGTGAACGACTACACCCGCATCATCGCCGACCGTGCCTTCCGCGAGGTGCTGCTGGAGAAGGGCTCGCGCCCCGAGTCCGAGGTCAAGCAGGTCCCGATCGTCTGGTCCGGCGGCACGGACGGCGTCATCTCGCCCCACGCCACGATCTTCGCGACCGTCCCCGAGGGCTCGGTCGAGAAGACCGACGACCTGCGCCTCACCGTCGGCTTCGCCATGAGCGAGGAGCTGCTGCCCGAGGACATCGGTCGCGTCGCGATGGTCGACAAGGTCGCCGCGGGCGTCCGCGTCGCCATGGAGCGCGCCGGCATCACCGACCCGGCCGACGTGCATTACGTGCAGACCAAGACGCCGCTGCTCACCATCCACACCATCCGCGATGCGAAGAGCCGCGGCAAGACGGTCTGGACCGAGCACACCCACGAGTCGATGGACCTGTCCAACGGCTGCACCGCGCTCGGCATCGCCGTCGCGCTCGGCGAGATCGAGCAGCCGACCGACGCCGACGTCATGCACAACCGCGACCTCTTCTCGTCCGTCGCGTCCTGCTCGTCGGGCGTCGAGCTCGACCAGGCGCAGATCGTCGTCGTGGGCAACGCCCGCGGCGTCGGTGGTCGCTACCGCATCGGCCACTCCGTCATGAACGACGCCCTCGACACCGACGGCATCTGGGCCGCCATCAAGGACGCCGGTCTCGACCTGCCGGAGCGTCCGCACACGTCCGACCTGGGCGGCCGCCTCGTCAACGTGTTCCTCAAGTGCGAGGTGTCGCAGGACGGCGAGGTCCGGGGACGCCGCAACGCGATGCTCGACGACTCCGACGTGCACTGGCACCGCCAGATCAAGAGCGCCGTCGGCGGCGTGACCGCCTCGGTCACCGGCGACCCGGCCGTGTTCGTCTCCGTGTCGGCGGCGCACCAGGGCCCCGACGGCGGCGGCCCCGTGGCCGCGATCGTGGACCTGGGCGAGGACCCCACCGGGTACCCCGCCCCCTGA
- a CDS encoding Re/Si-specific NAD(P)(+) transhydrogenase subunit alpha, which translates to MSQSRLGIVAESAPGEARVAGTPATVKQLVGLGYEVVVESGAGEAASFTDEAYAAAGAQVVSGDAAWGSAVVLKINAPTDTELARLADGATLISLLSPALRPELVEKLGRGALGKDITALAMDAVPRISRAQSMDVLSSMANIAGYRAVIEAAHEFGRFFTGQVTAAGKVPPAKVLVAGAGVAGLAAIGAASSLGAIVRATDPRPEVADQVKSIGGEYLEVVVPEEAKEVSSDGYAKATSDAYNARAAEIYSEQAADVDIVITTALIPGRAAPRLLTAADVASMKPGSVIVDMAAAQGGNVEGSVAGERVVTDNGVVILGYTDLAGRLPTQASQLFGTNLVNLLKLLTPEKDGTLVLDFDDVVQRGVAVVRAGETTWPPPPVQVSAAPAAAAPAAPAAPVVEKAPPSPARKYGLIGLGIALLFLVNATAPQPIPQHFTVLVLSIVIGYYVIGKVAHALHTPLMSVTNAISGIIVVGALVQITSHDTVVQVLSAVAILLASINIFGGFAVTRRMLAMFSKD; encoded by the coding sequence ATGAGTCAGTCACGCTTGGGGATCGTCGCCGAGTCGGCGCCCGGGGAGGCACGGGTCGCGGGCACGCCCGCGACCGTGAAGCAGCTGGTCGGTCTCGGCTACGAGGTCGTCGTCGAGTCGGGGGCCGGTGAGGCCGCCTCCTTCACCGACGAGGCGTACGCCGCGGCCGGCGCCCAGGTCGTCAGCGGCGACGCGGCCTGGGGCAGCGCCGTCGTGCTGAAGATCAACGCGCCCACCGACACGGAGCTCGCGCGGCTGGCGGACGGCGCGACGCTCATCTCCCTGCTGAGCCCGGCCCTGCGGCCCGAGCTGGTCGAGAAGCTCGGGCGCGGCGCGCTCGGCAAGGACATCACCGCGCTCGCCATGGACGCGGTCCCGCGCATCTCGCGCGCCCAGTCGATGGACGTGCTGTCGTCGATGGCCAACATCGCGGGCTACCGCGCCGTCATCGAGGCCGCCCACGAGTTCGGACGCTTCTTCACCGGCCAGGTCACGGCGGCGGGCAAGGTGCCGCCGGCGAAGGTGCTCGTCGCGGGCGCCGGCGTCGCCGGCCTCGCGGCCATCGGGGCCGCCTCCTCGCTCGGCGCCATCGTGCGCGCGACCGACCCGCGGCCCGAGGTCGCCGACCAGGTCAAGTCGATCGGTGGCGAGTACCTCGAGGTCGTCGTGCCCGAGGAGGCCAAGGAGGTCTCCTCCGACGGCTACGCCAAGGCCACGAGCGACGCCTACAACGCGCGCGCCGCGGAGATCTACTCCGAGCAGGCGGCGGACGTCGACATCGTCATCACCACGGCGCTCATCCCGGGACGCGCGGCACCGCGGCTGCTGACCGCGGCCGACGTGGCGTCGATGAAGCCCGGGTCCGTGATCGTCGACATGGCCGCGGCCCAGGGCGGCAACGTCGAGGGCTCGGTGGCCGGCGAGCGGGTCGTCACCGACAACGGCGTGGTCATCCTCGGCTACACCGACCTCGCGGGCCGCCTGCCCACGCAGGCCTCGCAGCTGTTCGGCACCAACCTCGTCAACCTGCTCAAGCTGCTGACCCCGGAGAAGGACGGCACCCTGGTGCTCGACTTCGACGACGTCGTGCAGCGGGGCGTGGCGGTCGTGCGTGCCGGCGAGACGACGTGGCCCCCGCCGCCCGTCCAGGTGTCGGCCGCGCCGGCCGCGGCCGCCCCGGCGGCTCCCGCCGCCCCGGTCGTGGAGAAGGCGCCGCCGTCCCCGGCCCGGAAGTACGGCCTCATCGGCCTGGGCATCGCGCTGCTGTTCCTCGTGAACGCGACCGCACCCCAGCCGATCCCGCAGCACTTCACCGTGCTCGTGCTCTCGATCGTCATCGGCTACTACGTGATCGGCAAGGTCGCGCACGCGCTCCACACGCCGCTCATGTCGGTGACGAACGCGATCTCCGGGATCATCGTCGTCGGTGCCCTCGTGCAGATCACGTCCCACGACACGGTCGTCCAGGTGCTCTCGGCCGTCGCGATCCTGCTGGCCAGCATCAACATCTTCGGCGGATTCGCCGTGACCCGTCGCATGCTTGCGATGTTCTCGAAGGACTGA
- a CDS encoding leucyl aminopeptidase family protein, with the protein MSPDAPTAAVHAVLGLPLSGLPPQPAPPEVERRGSLADVGDDPDRGAVLAVAVLPPPTSEDAGGAGEGADDGPGDGPGDGSDAGPDLVVGPGGAEVAERWDVDLHAELAAHRATGRAGEVTRVPLLGPGDDEVRLLLLVGVGAGRVEDLRRAGAATARACAGRAAVTSAVAAVAETDDALAAYVVGATLGAFSFRWSERDDERSPLGVLVLAGLPDDDAVAAVVERAVAVARAGWTSRLLATVPSNVKSPRWLADQAEALGAQHGLEVEVTEVDELRRRGFGGIVAVGRASATPPVLIRLDYTPPGLSRAALRRTPRVVLVGKGITFDTGGLSIKPAEGMRTMKRDMTGGAVVIATLAALAAVGCPVRVTGLVATAENAVGGDALRPGDVLRHYGGRTTEVTNTDAEGRLVLADALAYAVDRLDPAVLVDVATLTGAGKVALGLRTGGLFATSDPLAEALLASGGRAGEPLWRLPLADVYEEKLASTIADADNAPGGPGAITAALFLRHFVGDVPWAHLDIASVGDAAKDADEWTSGPTGFGPRLLLDWLAGRDGRVNGF; encoded by the coding sequence GTGTCGCCTGACGCCCCGACCGCCGCCGTCCACGCCGTGCTCGGCCTCCCGCTGAGCGGGCTGCCTCCGCAGCCCGCCCCGCCGGAGGTCGAGCGACGCGGCTCCCTCGCCGATGTCGGGGACGACCCCGACCGCGGTGCGGTGCTCGCCGTCGCGGTGCTCCCTCCGCCCACCAGCGAGGACGCTGGCGGGGCGGGGGAGGGTGCCGACGACGGGCCGGGCGACGGGCCGGGCGACGGGTCGGACGCGGGGCCCGACCTCGTGGTCGGTCCCGGCGGAGCCGAGGTCGCCGAGCGGTGGGACGTCGACCTGCACGCCGAGCTGGCGGCCCACCGGGCGACCGGCCGGGCGGGCGAGGTCACGCGCGTCCCGCTGCTCGGGCCCGGGGACGACGAGGTGCGGCTCCTGCTCCTCGTCGGCGTCGGTGCCGGCCGGGTCGAGGACCTGCGCCGCGCCGGGGCGGCGACCGCCCGTGCCTGCGCGGGCCGTGCGGCCGTGACGAGTGCCGTCGCGGCCGTCGCCGAGACCGACGACGCGCTCGCGGCGTACGTCGTGGGGGCCACCCTGGGTGCCTTCTCCTTCCGCTGGTCCGAGCGTGACGACGAGCGGAGCCCGCTCGGCGTGCTCGTGCTCGCGGGACTGCCCGACGACGACGCGGTCGCCGCCGTCGTCGAGCGCGCCGTCGCGGTCGCCCGTGCCGGCTGGACGTCGCGGCTCCTCGCGACCGTCCCCTCCAACGTGAAGTCCCCGCGCTGGCTCGCGGACCAGGCCGAGGCACTGGGCGCGCAGCACGGCCTCGAGGTCGAGGTGACCGAGGTCGACGAGCTGCGGCGGCGGGGTTTCGGCGGCATCGTCGCCGTCGGACGCGCCTCGGCGACCCCGCCGGTGCTGATCCGCCTCGACTACACGCCGCCGGGGCTCTCCCGCGCGGCCCTGCGGCGCACGCCGCGGGTGGTGCTGGTCGGCAAGGGCATCACCTTCGACACCGGCGGTCTGTCGATCAAGCCCGCCGAGGGCATGCGCACCATGAAGCGCGACATGACCGGCGGCGCCGTCGTCATCGCGACGCTTGCCGCCCTGGCGGCCGTCGGCTGCCCGGTGCGGGTGACCGGCCTCGTCGCGACCGCGGAGAACGCGGTCGGTGGCGACGCGCTGCGCCCCGGGGACGTGCTGCGCCACTACGGCGGGCGCACGACCGAGGTCACCAACACCGACGCCGAGGGCCGGCTCGTGCTGGCCGACGCGCTGGCCTACGCGGTGGACCGGCTCGACCCCGCCGTGCTCGTCGACGTCGCGACCCTGACGGGCGCGGGCAAGGTGGCGCTCGGGCTCCGCACCGGCGGTCTCTTCGCCACCTCCGACCCGCTCGCCGAGGCACTGCTCGCCTCCGGCGGTCGCGCGGGGGAGCCGCTGTGGCGCCTCCCGCTGGCCGACGTCTACGAGGAGAAGCTCGCCTCGACGATCGCGGACGCCGACAACGCCCCCGGCGGTCCGGGCGCCATCACGGCGGCGCTCTTCCTGCGCCACTTCGTGGGCGACGTCCCCTGGGCGCACCTCGACATCGCGTCGGTCGGCGACGCGGCGAAGGACGCCGACGAGTGGACCTCCGGTCCGACCGGCTTCGGCCCGCGCCTGCTGCTCGACTGGCTCGCGGGCCGGGACGGCCGGGTCAACGGGTTCTGA
- a CDS encoding S1C family serine protease, with the protein MTGRDAEGQPREHHDEHQPEPTRPLASYPAPGADASPRHDTAPRDDDTQDFPTLGRDPSGGPKHAADTGSGLLPAAPAGTSRARRTGVPGWLVPTVVLLALVVGAGGGALGGMAYQASREDDAGSGGGSQVSGAEGLDVETAPPLDEDNTSVAAVASQLLPSTLQVFALSEGGDDATGSGFVFDGEGHIITNNHVIEGAVDGGTVEVQATDGRKFEVEVVGRSPVYDIAVLRADEAREMAPVSFGSADDLVVGEGVVAIGSPLGLAATVTAGIVSAKNRPVTTGNADDGASYINAVQTDAAINPGNSGGPLVDLAGQVVGVNSAIATTGGISGSGGSIGVGFAIPSEQVLRTAGQIIADGEATYPVIGAQVQVGGEGAGEGALVDEVNEGSPAEDAGLVEGDLVTAVNGQVVTGGAELIVALRSYAPGDEVELTVLRDGDERTVEIVLGEQTG; encoded by the coding sequence GTGACGGGACGCGACGCCGAGGGGCAGCCGCGCGAGCACCACGACGAGCACCAGCCGGAGCCGACGCGCCCCCTCGCGTCGTACCCGGCCCCGGGGGCCGACGCGAGCCCGCGCCACGACACGGCCCCCCGCGACGACGACACGCAGGACTTCCCCACCCTCGGCCGTGACCCGAGCGGTGGGCCGAAGCACGCGGCCGACACCGGCTCCGGACTGCTCCCGGCGGCGCCGGCGGGTACGTCGCGGGCCCGGCGCACCGGCGTGCCGGGCTGGCTCGTCCCCACCGTCGTCCTCCTGGCGCTGGTCGTCGGAGCGGGCGGCGGCGCGCTCGGCGGGATGGCCTACCAGGCGTCCCGCGAGGACGACGCCGGCTCCGGCGGGGGCTCGCAGGTCAGCGGCGCCGAGGGGCTCGACGTCGAGACCGCCCCGCCCCTCGACGAGGACAACACGTCGGTGGCGGCGGTCGCCTCGCAGCTGCTCCCCAGCACGCTGCAGGTGTTCGCCCTGTCCGAGGGCGGCGACGACGCCACGGGCTCGGGCTTCGTCTTCGACGGCGAGGGCCACATCATCACCAACAACCACGTCATCGAGGGCGCGGTGGACGGCGGCACCGTCGAGGTGCAGGCCACCGACGGCCGCAAGTTCGAGGTGGAGGTGGTCGGGCGCAGCCCGGTCTACGACATCGCCGTGCTCCGCGCCGACGAGGCGCGGGAGATGGCGCCGGTGTCCTTCGGCTCCGCCGACGACCTCGTCGTCGGTGAGGGCGTCGTCGCGATCGGCTCGCCGCTGGGCCTCGCCGCGACCGTGACCGCCGGCATCGTCAGCGCGAAGAACCGTCCCGTGACCACGGGCAACGCCGACGACGGCGCGTCCTACATCAACGCCGTCCAGACCGACGCGGCCATCAACCCCGGCAACTCGGGCGGGCCCCTGGTCGACCTCGCCGGCCAGGTCGTGGGCGTGAACTCGGCGATCGCGACCACCGGCGGCATCAGCGGCTCCGGCGGCAGCATCGGCGTCGGCTTCGCGATCCCCTCCGAGCAGGTGCTCCGCACGGCCGGCCAGATCATCGCGGACGGGGAGGCGACGTACCCCGTCATCGGCGCCCAGGTGCAGGTCGGCGGCGAGGGGGCCGGCGAGGGTGCGCTCGTGGACGAGGTCAACGAGGGCAGCCCGGCGGAGGACGCCGGGCTGGTCGAGGGCGACCTCGTGACCGCCGTGAACGGCCAGGTCGTCACCGGTGGTGCGGAGCTCATCGTCGCGCTGCGCAGCTACGCGCCCGGCGACGAGGTCGAGCTCACCGTGCTGCGCGACGGCGACGAGCGCACCGTCGAGATCGTGCTCGGCGAGCAGACCGGCTGA
- the sigE gene encoding RNA polymerase sigma factor SigE, which produces MSGRGESPAGSGGAASTSWEDVVTRHSDRVFRLAYRLTGNRPDAEDLTQEVFVRVFRSLDGFTETETGSFEGWLHRITTNLFLDQARRKQRLRFDALSTERAEAMAASAPGPAAAVGDRTFDDDVEGALAQLSPEFRVAVVLCDVEGMTYDEIADILGVKIGTVRSRIHRGRAQLRQALAHRAPAAGRTRYAGPRTGPIPAVRTAAQGAAEAARRVTTGTAEGLVGRRMAPAGPR; this is translated from the coding sequence GTGAGTGGCCGAGGCGAGAGTCCCGCGGGCAGCGGGGGAGCGGCGAGCACGTCCTGGGAGGACGTGGTCACGCGCCACTCCGACCGGGTGTTCCGGCTCGCCTACCGCCTGACCGGCAACCGACCCGACGCCGAGGACCTGACGCAGGAGGTCTTCGTCCGGGTGTTCCGCAGCCTCGACGGCTTCACCGAGACCGAGACCGGCTCCTTCGAGGGCTGGCTGCACCGCATCACCACGAACCTGTTCCTCGACCAGGCCCGCCGCAAGCAGCGCCTACGCTTCGACGCGCTCTCCACGGAGCGCGCGGAGGCCATGGCGGCCAGCGCTCCCGGCCCGGCCGCCGCCGTCGGCGACCGCACGTTCGACGACGACGTCGAGGGCGCGCTCGCGCAGCTCTCGCCGGAGTTCCGCGTGGCCGTCGTGCTGTGCGACGTCGAGGGCATGACCTACGACGAGATCGCCGACATCCTCGGCGTCAAGATCGGCACGGTGCGCTCCCGCATCCACCGCGGCCGCGCCCAGCTCCGGCAGGCGCTGGCCCACCGTGCGCCGGCGGCCGGCCGCACGCGGTACGCCGGTCCGCGCACCGGCCCCATCCCCGCGGTCCGCACGGCCGCCCAGGGCGCGGCCGAGGCCGCGCGCCGCGTCACGACCGGCACCGCCGAGGGCCTGGTGGGCCGTCGCATGGCCCCCGCTGGTCCGAGGTGA
- a CDS encoding DUF3117 domain-containing protein gives MAAMKPRTGDGPLEVTKEGRGIVMRVPLEGGGRLVVELNAEEAGNLGDALKAVVS, from the coding sequence ATGGCGGCGATGAAGCCGAGGACCGGCGACGGTCCGCTCGAGGTCACCAAGGAAGGTCGCGGCATCGTGATGCGCGTTCCCCTCGAGGGCGGTGGCCGCCTCGTCGTGGAGCTCAACGCCGAGGAGGCCGGCAACCTCGGTGACGCCCTCAAGGCCGTCGTCTCCTGA
- a CDS encoding helix-turn-helix transcriptional regulator, protein MASPRFLTLADVAEVLNTSSAQVYALVRRGDLPAIKIGGRGQWRVEDEQLEAYIQRMYAETRQFVDAHPYVEETTDADARA, encoded by the coding sequence ATGGCCTCGCCCCGCTTCCTCACGCTCGCCGACGTCGCCGAGGTGCTCAACACCTCGAGCGCGCAGGTCTACGCGCTGGTCCGACGCGGCGACCTGCCGGCGATCAAGATCGGCGGCCGGGGCCAGTGGCGGGTGGAGGACGAGCAGCTGGAGGCCTACATCCAGCGGATGTACGCGGAGACGCGCCAGTTCGTCGACGCCCACCCCTACGTGGAGGAGACCACGGACGCGGACGCACGCGCGTGA